The Elaeis guineensis isolate ETL-2024a chromosome 11, EG11, whole genome shotgun sequence genomic interval CATTCCAAATTGTTCAAATCCAGCACTTTAACTAATTATATCCATTAAAGCTTTCCACATAGTTTAAATCAAGCACTAAACCTGATCAGAATCCACCAAAGCTCTCCCAAATAGTTCAAATCTAGCATTTAACCTAATTAGTGTTTGATCAATCAACATTGCCATCTGCATGGACCACACTTATGAGGCCTCCAGCTGACATGGAAGAATATGAAAAATGATACCAATTTTAAGTAATGGCCCATAATAATAAGAAAACTTGTCTTATCAGAAACAACTACAAATCACTGGCTAACTAAGCGCTGATGCATGTCTGATGTCTCAacgtaattctttgtgcaccatgttTTCACAAAAGTTACCTCTGATGGTACTCGATGATATTTGTTCCTTGGGCTGATGGAAATATTTATATTTGTGATTTTTCAATGTATGAATGGCAAAACATTTGTATAATGTGTAAGTTGAAAGGAAGCAATGTGATGAAGTTCTAAGTTATTTCACAATCAACAACGAAATATAGTTTTCCCCCTTCTGATATTTGCAGGACAATTAAAAGTGACAATCATATGGTGAGTGGACCAAAGAACATACTCTTAGAGAATAAAAATCATATCTGTGAAATCCCTTTCAGAATAATTGAGATCAAGATTCCCATCCTCAAAGAGTTGGTTGAAAGAGATAGATGTCAACACATCAAACATGGCCTTTATGAACCACATGTTCTAGAGTTGACAAAGGACCCAAACCCTTCTCTCATGATTCTAATAATTCTGTTTTAGCTACATAAAAGCCATGGCATGAAAAATTTTGGACCATTACAATGCTTAGACAATGATGTTAGTTAGTTAAAAAGAACTTCATCAGCTTCCACATGTAACAGTAAACTGATGGCATTATTAATATAAACTGCTTTGTGTTAAATCAATCTTGTATAAAGTAAGAATATTACTATGATAAACTAATCTCAAATTCATGAAACAATGACAATGTCACATAACAACCATTACAAATGCTACATAATCCATTATAATGGTCATAATGTAAATATCATAGAAACTATTATAACCATTATATGAGCTCAGAAAATAAAAGAGGTGTAAAAAACCAATATAATCGCCCACTATAACATTATGATGGCAGTTATATAAAATCATACCTTCTGGTGGCTTCTTCTTGGGAGATGTTTAAAACAGAACAAGGTGTAAGAGAATAGCCAATGGAAAAGGCAAAATGAAGTGGAACTAACAAAAGAACAGACAGGTCTGAAAGAGCTGATAATTTCAGTTTCACTAAAGGTGGTCACGAATTTAATGTTCATGAAAGAAATTATTAAGAGAATTTACTCAGTATCAAAACTTTTGGAAAACCAAATGCAAGCACATTGGCATAGGAGACTAATTGGTTAAACCattgtaaaataatatttaacacGTTTATATATGATATTACACAGATTCATAAAATTTGGTCAACTAACATGGTCACATCCAAGTAGGGTTCATGCAAAACATAAAAAAGGGTCCCAAGCTAGATGCACAAATTTGATGTATGACAAATGTGATGTGACCTATGTTATACAGACTCAGGTTCATGTGGTAGGTGCTCGTTCGTGTCTAAGTATAGGAACCTTCcaatatctaataatttttccCTCACAGAGCCATGTCAGTGTCATACTGATATCGGTATTTAAGTGATGGGTGCAGGTAGTTCAGGTTACATTGAAGGGTCCAGGTATCATAGGATGTGATGCTTCATTGAGATATAAGTTCAAGTATGTCAAAAATCctatcatatatgcatatatgacaTCCATTTCCTATGATTTAATTTAATGGGATTAGAAGTCTCCGTTGTGATAGAACTACTTTGCTACTTTGCTTGATATGAACAGCACTTTACAACAGAAAGAAATGGCAAGTCATAAGAATCCATCCACAATCAGATGTGCATTCACCATGGGCCACTTAGGCCGCTTACACAGTATGCATGGACCAGGAATTAATATTGACTAATTGACCATGTACAGCTTGATGGAAATTACTTTTGACAGGACTCTAGGGAATTACGTGCTTTTGAACTTAAGTTGTAAGAACCTCATGTTACGAAACTGACTAAATTTCACATTAGAAGCTGCTCATATTCAGCGCTAATGAGGAGTGCTGATGTTTATGTTTATACGAATCATACAGACCTATTGCCATCATCACCATTTTATTTTACTGAACTTATCTTGTGCCTCGGCAAACAGTTCATAAGTGAGTTGTTGGCAGAAAAAGATAGAAATTAGAAATCATAGTCTGACTGAGATTAGCCTATTAAGTTGAGATCTCAAGAGAATAAATTTAGTGGTAAGAATAATAACGATATAAGAGTGCTTACCATGCAAGATGATAACAGGGTCATGGGACGATGGCATGTGATGATGGAGAATTATTCCACTTAAAAGCAAAAGAAACTAACAGCCCCTTGTATGTCCAGAGAGGAGCTAAAATGgaagttttatcaaaaaaaaaaaaatcaattgacACTTCAAGAATTTGTCACatgaagaaaaataagagagagacgGGGTTTAGGGTATCGATAATGTCTACTTAATAGCACCGACGACATAAATTTTAGACGCCCAAAATTGAGTTtttataatggaaaaaaaaacccTAAACAAAATTTGTCGAAACAAAACCAGTAGATAAGtgataaaaatagaaaacaaataaaaaaaaatccacgAAAGAAGAAATAGGATCAATATCCATGAGAAGGACAGTCGCTCACCTCAAGGCCCACAATCAGAACTAATCAGCCTCCTTCTTGGGACCTATAGAACACGTGAAGTTCAATTGATAAGggaaacaaaagaaaataaaagaaaggatcgaagaagaagagaaaggaaaaagggGATAAGGGGGCACCGTGGAGCTCAGGGGGGCGGGCGTCTTTGCCCCAGCCGACGCCGCGAGTGGCGTCGAGATACTGCTCGACGAGGTGGCGGCACTTCTGAAGGTGGTTGACGCCCTCGATGCGGTAGCACCAGCGGAGGCGGTCGCGGATGATCTTGGCCGTCTCGATTTGGATCCACTTCTCCCTCACCAGGTGCTCCCTGTATTCCAGCATCGCCACCGGATCCCCGTACGGGTTGCTTGGATCGAAGTCGTCCGGCGGCCTCTCATCAAACTCTACCTTTGCCTTCCGCACCATCTCCTCCTCCCCTCTCTATCCTTCAGCTTCAGCCCTCCCAATGTaagttctctctctcctctcttctctccccctTGATAAATCGGCACTCGGTCTCTCCCAATCATTTTTTTTATACAACCCACTATTTTATTTATATCCAAACATCAAGGTTCATCAAGCATAAAATTTTCTGtccataaatattaatattagagATACCGTATTGATGTGCACGTCATCAttactatttattatttaatataaatttatataaaattctcTGCTTGCCAAAAATTTACATATGAGCACTGCATGTCTGACGTGGTCCGACCCAGACCCATTGGGCCACAGTCTAAACAGATCGTACTAAAAACTGCTCGTCTATCTCAAAACTCGGCTTGACACGACTTTAAGCCCGGGGTCTGACGGGCCATGTCCGGCTTGACCTGTGGTCTGTCAGGTCCATGAGCCTGATGGATAGCACTCGGACCTGATGGGTGGTTTTTTTTTGTACCGGATAGGACCGTATAGTGGACGGCCCAACATATTATTCATATCTACGTAAacttcaaaaataattaaaaaaattatatcctacataTTACACAGGGTGGCACCAATGACGCtgatattaattataaaaatttttatacaatagCTGCTATGCAGAGTACTTCGTTCAACATATAAATatcaataataataacaaaattttttacttgattattattaaaatttattgtttAAAGTAGCTTAGTTTATATAGAATTCTTCAATCATTATGTGGATGATTTTTTGATAAAAGGAGTCTCTATGCATAGACATTGCTTATGCAATGTTCTTCGTTAGATTGGTATTGAAAATTTCTAttgattattaaaatttattatttaatatatatcaaaaattttgattatctCCTACATTTACATCATGTGGACATAAAAAATGAGCAATTTAAATGGTGTAAAACAAATCATATGTTTCTTTATGGTTTAGCCTTCTAGATTGGTGCCATGCTGTCGGACACGATGAAATCCATCTTAGATTGGGTTGCTTCATTGGCTAGCCTTCTAAAAGGTCACTCATGATGATGATTGGGCATCATCAATTGGACCCTCTTGATTCTCAATATGAACTTGTGACCACTATCTTTCAATGGTGAATATCAAATCATCAAATTTGTATTGACGATGGACTTATTATTGCCGATTCAGAGTTTGGCTCATTCAACTGCAAAGGTATTATCAACTCTTCATCTTAAAGCTTGAGAGTCCTAGAATATACAACCTACTATAATTGGAGCCAGGATTGCCAAGCTATAGGGTTGAACATTTATAGCGTGCATCAACTCCCCCTAGCTTGGAGAATAGGCTCCTCATGAATAGCAACCTTTTTGGTATGGTAGGGAACTATCAAAGTCCACCATGCTTCCACTGCAGGATAGTATCTAGAACTATAGACTTGGGTTTTTCGGCGGTGGCTAGCCCAGATAGTCTAGTGGCTCTAATGCTTTAGCTTCGATTGTCATCTCCTCTTTCGGCTTCCCAATGGGCTTTTGTAGTTGTTTAATTGTTCTCCGTTGTAAGCATTCTCGTAGCTATTGTAAATAGCTTCATAATTACAGATCAtaactattggtgcagaatttcatcgaagtcggagaagctggagctgggatgaccgcggccgctgccgggacctacaaaaaaaatctaaaccggagttgggagtgctccgacaagaccctccgacgctcaagtcagtactctgtttcaatagaaatggagtgctcgaacgaaaatttttgcagagtttcgagatagaatttagagcttagagaagaatatatctggaggtccttatttatagatggagggcgcaactgatcgacagcgacgtctgtaaccgtctggtagtggaccgttcagggccgcgtggagtttgttatggagagtagtggtgtcaggggtcgttcagggccacgtagagcttgttgcggggggtggagtggtgtctgttgtcgtgacttgccagagagtggtggagctgcgtggaatccgttgcagaaagtggagcagggtggcggctcttgtcgtggcttgtcagagagtagtggagctgcgtggaatccattgcagagagtgaagcagggtggcggctcttgtcgtggcttgtcagagagttcggatccgtcggttgaagctcgactgggatacctgatggagcagaatggctcttcacatcgtcattctgggagaggctcggatgttccgaggtcgctgacgtttcaggcgAGAGTCgcctgccgtaggagctcggatggagattttctgttggcggagtccgaggaagtccgtctgggatttatctgatgtggaagctcatctgaagatcatccgtcggagaagtccgattttatggggagcctggtagggggtcgatcggcgatggacttcggatagcgctggagaggctcggcagacatcgaagacgatcggctatcgcagggatccagctgctggagctcgtccgttatagaagctcattcggaatccatccgctggagaagttcagaCGGGATCctgttctcgcgagaggtcgagaggggaccatccattgtaggagctcgggcgagaactagttgtcgtggaagctcgaagtGGTGTCTCATCGTAGTAGTTCGTCCAGAATCCACtagctacggagtagctcggctgaagtctacctgtaatgaaagttcggaagaaatttgtttatagtagaggcttgaatgaaatttgcttacagtagacgtctgggatagccagcttgcggtaggagctcggagtagaccgctcgtagtagaagtttggctctcatgggagctcgattaggatccgaggggcggtcgactgccgtagaaactcggatggagtctggttaccgtagaaattgttgagaatagtatcccaaagccaatcgtcagcctgttgacggttgtgctccttttgtattagtacatgaattataaataaataaaagttattttagtattttttcatcacaaatatttcatcttctaatgaactcctgtgttatggtaaagtccttaggactatttagactcgacaaaggaggatttgtcgcttagtccttaaacctgttcgcgaccaaatgatacgttgttaccaaggacgacaacgtttatcgagcataggtcattgtgtgccgtataggttggttgtcctcataaccaagaagtgtggaaatactggtatggcatacaggtgagatgtaatggtacatctgcactgaacgtgaccgactccggagctatttctgctgtcaagatttgctccgatgggatatgggtataaatgttcctccgacctgagaccgtcacggtgacttgcaagcaactcactgcacttaggcactggactacctgaatttttaattcagtgacggaaggctgctgggtgtagtcaagtacttgacttgtcggtgcgtgtgtcaagatgggattgaccactctagtttaggagctgtgtacagtcgtgtttcaatttagcaaaaccttgaccagggtagtcctagtgaggagtcacaggactaattgagttgagcatgattcggatgatctcatcagggttgacagtttaaccctgaatcatcctaaacacaggggtcaaaagggatgaattatacgataaccatattcacgtaggttttgaatgttgcgattgcgactattcgacctatccggtcgtcgggtaccattgctagatggtcacttcgattagtacatgaattggttcctgtgctaccggcttaggttcgaacctgcgaggtcacacacattaaaggttcctttctgatctgatggctgattatgagtcttatgtgtctgagactctatgattgagaattaagattctctgatcatgagttccacacattttgggtaccggggtcaaaattttgaatttcaaattttgaatttgaaatttgaactctttgatcagggttttatatcgatggtctctgatgcctaattgcccatcggatttggactcaatatttatgagaggtttaattagtgatttgatcgctaattaactcaatttgattgagtaattatttttagatcaagtccaattgaattggattcagtttggattgacccgattaggttaagtgttgatctaatcgctaaggtggcttagtccctgatttgatcaggggttaggtttagttaattcctgatttgattaagattttattgagcctaattaagcctaattgtgttgggtttaatctggtctaattgtgcttaacctattttaattaggttggctcaatttgaatcaaaccacattgttttaaatttcctgcgccacccaacttccttgcgcccatttgaattcatgagaagaaattttctcgtaaattttctctcatgcaaagctctctcacgcccatgtttctgtgcgccaattatttggattaacttgatttgttacccatccaaattcaaaggggttttgaatttgaatggataaccaaataaccatgcgccagcttatcctcttttatgCCCTCCAtgttccacacgagaaatgattTCTTGTGAAAGTCtccacacataaaaaaaaaaaggccacgccatctcttctttctcgcacaaatggatgaggataagattggttggcacttgaattcaaatttgatttgaattcaagtgagcaatcacctcttcttatccactcacacgctttcaacatctcttgcgatattttataaaatgagaaagggagggggcgtgagaaaaataaagaaagaagagataaggggcgtggggaggttctaaaaaaattttgaagtgttcaaaatttaccgagaggagagaaaaaggagagagaagtgggcgcagggtttttggtgtgtaccctagggtttctatctaggattcgggaagtgagattggtgtaccacgagtgtcgtgagtccaccaaatttcaggaagagatccatcagcctctcaaccaatcgtacagatgatccggagcatccgaagagtcgacacacatcgatcgaaggagttcgatcaacatcagccatcaaaagggtgaaatcatgaactagcattcgtgaagagccgatcagacgggagcttcgtgtggatgatccgcagaggtcagacactagtatggctgcgacgtgatgatcagagccctccgacggtgatcagattgcggtgatcgactacccataaaaggtgatgtgttctgaacacagtacagtaaaaaatttactgtttcaaatttgaatttcaaatttaaatgcatgctgttgtatcatatttagatcctagtgtagggttaattagtattaattaatgagattaattaataattctactataaaatagtaattttgaaaaagttttaaaattatcattttgcccctgcactgatttctcgcttcaaatggtatcaaagcatggttctagaatatgatatacatatgcatgcgtagattaaggtgtaatctataagtttaaatttgaaatttaaaatttgaaatttgaaattcaaaatttaaaatttaaaatttaaaatttgttagaagtttcaaatttaaaatttgaaatttaaattttaaaatttgaattttgaattttgaaatttgaaatttatttaaaattttaaatttcaaatttgaaattcgaaatttaaaatttgaaattcaaaattcaaaaatttaaaattcaaagattaaaaattcaaaatttaaaatttggttaaaatctcaaatttaaaatttaaaatttgaaatttgaaatttgaaatttaaaatttaaattttgaaattggtatatttagatatacttgatccaagtagcaagtaatctaattgggttggttgccatggccgtccggtcataggagaaaagtagggtttaaaggccctctcatcccattcgatggggtctcctatggcagtaggggtgccgatgcaattatatcccatgccgatgaagcagcgaaaggacttaattataaaatttatcatgaatgtgttagattagatctaaaaaaaattcatgatttattttgagttattttctgttatgaaatgagtaataggattgctgtttatgaaatgtgctgacccatttgtgaaatgagtcaacacatttggtgaacagaaaataaaatctttcaaaatttaaaaattattttcgaaatgccaaaccctgacccatcagcccaagtacttaattaaaagaattaagtattgtctagtaggtctagaattgtgaattaagacctaagacaattgcataaacttgtgggtcaatgggttagatgaattaggtccataattgggttagacctaaggttagcttaaaaaatagactaaatggagtaattggtcaaatctaatcaaaagttgaattagattaggtcaaggatactctagactcaacttcaatagttgtagttgaatgggtccatgtctttaactagaccaagatggacttaattcatggctacgcagtggagccctatttactaagttgatcaaaattaaaactaatggaccggttgatgtctaaggtaagttcgacagttttgaccagtggttcttaagcgggagctactcgcattgattcgatcattgacgagttaatggcaaatctccaccactgatctcacttatctggccaatctggtaagttagattttgattagatcacttggtgattagagctcacctatgtcattaggtaaatcagtgtgactgatttaggtgctcctaatgtcagctttaattaaatctttttttaatctgacttagtgaagtcagtgggaggattgaaattggctggatgatttcttctctactatcctttaataaaatcctcaaaaattattaggtccctaaaatgattaagttataatgataactaagtcaatgcctcgcattaagtgagtgataatgagtccattagttcaatgatcattggaggcccaaaggcctggtgctcattggctaatggaattatcattcataatatgataatttggttgagtctttctaatggtggttaggttggccagccaaagtcggacctgatcatttattggtctgattcaccaaattaagtcatgttaatggttggacctaaccagatcttttcagtggaggtcaaagcctactgattaggttctgggacaaaatcaattactagaagttgtttagagaaacaactggttaagaacctacccatagatgcacatgggttgaccaaccaaagttgggctcgtgtgtagtctgtgtggattctagtacccattaaggaattaaagtaattcctcgaattggaggttgaggctaccagttcgtaaaaatattggaaaaaattttagactaaagtccaagtctttagtattaatttatgtactaatagaggtctggttttcctttatacagctatggccactaccctgtcactccggtcattattagataatgacaagctcatgggacctaattttgatagctggtatcaaaaattgaaaatcgtccttgagcatgagcggatcctttatgtagtaacggatccagcacctgaggagccagctccgaacgctagtaagacgatccgagatacttaccagaagtgactcaatgaccgcaccaccgtccgatgtattatgctggcagcaatgaatgacgagttcagccgcaggtttgagaacacccagccacaggagatgcttcaaatattgaatgactcctttggcatgcctgacgacgtcgaaaggcacaaaactagttgtgccattttcaatgctcggatgaaggatggggcctcagtcactgatcatgtactgtacatgatcgagatgattgagcgcctgagcaaattgggtttttctctgcacgagcagctcggtaaggatgcgatccttaattccttgcccaagtccttcctcccatttcttactcattttcgaatgacaaagcctgcagtaaactaccacgggttgttggggttgctgcagaactttgagaaggatcaccagctccataaagagtcggtgaatgtagtgagagggtcttcttctcatcgtcgatcctttgggaaggggaagaagaacaagaagaagaagaacaagaaggtgcagcctcatgctgggacggttgcacagggtcagaccaagaagcgcaagcccgaccagagccaggcggagtgcttcttttgcaagaagcaggggcattggaagaggaactgtcctcaatacattgcctccctggacccgaacaggccgaagaagaagcaaggtaattatatgataactccttgtaacttttccatttgtgatactactgcctgggtattggataccggaagtccttatcatatttgtaattcgatgcagggtctgcaggtcagtaggagatttgatgaaggcgagaggtttctgaacgttggagatggaagcaaagttccagttctagctttaggaatcatgagtcttgtaatcaattctcgtaatgtaattctgagtgaatgtcactattgtccaaattttttattaaatattatttttgtaggccttttggccatgtacggttatgattttttaataaaataaaatatttacaatatcattttgaatggtgttacaatatttgttggacaattaaataatggaatttacttactatcacagcctgttaatgtggttcaaaatttcggtaaacgtcctagaatagataatgtgtcagaagtctacctttggcactgtaggctaggtcatatcaataagaacaggataaacaggttggctcaagaagaaattcttgaacttggtgattgtgaatcacttccaacctgtgagtcttgtcttcttggaaagatgaccaagtcaccttttactagaaaaggtgagcgagccagtgaactcttggatctggtacattctgatgtatgtagacctatgagctcaaatgcaagaggtggatatttctacttcataaccttcacagacgacttatcaaggtatgggtatgtctacttaatgaagcataagtcagagtcatttgaaatgtctaaactatttcgaaatgaggtagaaaaacaaactggaaagtgtattaaaattcttcgatctgatcgaggaggtgaatacctttccaatgagtttctgacgtatctaggggagaatgggattctctctcagtggactcctcctggaataccacagcataatggtgtgtctgaaaggaggaatcggacctcattggacatggttcgatccatgatgggatttgctagtctgtcgatctccctctgaggatatgcgctcgaatcgacttgttaccttctaaatagagtttcgagtaagtctgtagccaaaacaccatatgagatatagataggacgtaagccagtactctcgcaccttggatttgggggtatccggcttatgttaaacgtttaattacagacaagcttggacctagatctaacaagtgtaattttatagggtacccaaaagagaccaaagggtattatttctaccttgctgatgagcaaaaggtgtttgtcagccttaaggcaatctttttagaaaagaaattccttagtgaaggatctattgcctctaaggtcgaacttgacgaagttcgacaggtgaaaaattcgGCACATATTACTgaatctgaaccggatttgattagatcagatctggagcccattgattatgcacccttaaggcggtctggtagagtaccacatcaaccggacagatactatggttttttggtccgggatggtgatcctgtcgaacttgatgaaaatgatgaggatccgatcacctacatggatgcaatgcagagacctgactctgagaaatggctagaggctatgaaatccgaaatggagtccatgaaggtcaacgatgtgtggacattggttgactcacccgaaggagtgaaacccataggatgtaagtgggtcttcaagaggatgagaggcgcagacggaaaggtggagacctataaagcccgtctagttgccaagggatatcgtcaacgttatggtatagactatgacgagacattttctcctgtggcaatactcaaatccatttggattacgcttgcgatagctgtccatctagactatgaaatctgacagatggatgtgaagacagctttcctaaacaaagagctggacgaagaggtgtatatgatacaacctgaagggttcacatccacagatgagtctaaggtatgcaagctacaaaggtccatttatggacttaagtaggcatctcggagttggaacatacgttttgataggacgatcaaaacgtatggcttcgttaagaacggagaagagccctgcatttataagtgggctaatggtccagtagtagtatttcttgtattgtatgtggatgacattctcttaatcggaaatgatgtccctgtattacaaggaataaagatttggctgtcgtcacagttctccatgaaagatctgggagaagcttcctacatcctagggatgaggatctatagggatagattcaaaaggttgcttggcttatc includes:
- the LOC105053832 gene encoding NADH dehydrogenase [ubiquinone] 1 beta subcomplex subunit 10-B, whose translation is MVRKAKVEFDERPPDDFDPSNPYGDPVAMLEYREHLVREKWIQIETAKIIRDRLRWCYRIEGVNHLQKCRHLVEQYLDATRGVGWGKDARPPELHGPKKEAD